One part of the Mycolicibacterium aromaticivorans JS19b1 = JCM 16368 genome encodes these proteins:
- a CDS encoding VTT domain-containing protein — protein MPDFLDPLKLIEQFGTWALVGILVVVFIESGVLFPVLPGDTLLFVAGMLAAGTAAQGADVNADFQLWQLLLFIPLAAVLGGQVGYVVGRFLGTAMFKPNARILKQRYLDEAHLFFEQRGPFAIVLARFVPIVRTLAPITAGAAKMKYTVFTLYNVIGAVLWGVGLTLLGYGLGQFAIIQKLLEPIFILIAVASISPMIWEWYKRRRSSKAADPVAES, from the coding sequence ATGCCCGACTTCCTCGACCCGCTGAAGCTGATCGAGCAGTTCGGCACCTGGGCTCTGGTCGGCATCCTGGTCGTCGTCTTCATCGAGTCCGGCGTGCTCTTCCCCGTGCTGCCCGGCGACACCCTGCTGTTCGTGGCGGGCATGCTCGCCGCCGGGACCGCCGCACAGGGCGCCGACGTCAACGCCGACTTCCAGCTGTGGCAGCTGCTGCTGTTCATCCCCCTCGCCGCCGTACTCGGCGGCCAGGTAGGCTACGTCGTCGGCCGCTTCTTGGGCACCGCCATGTTCAAACCGAACGCGCGGATCCTCAAGCAGCGCTACCTCGACGAAGCGCATCTCTTCTTCGAGCAGCGCGGGCCGTTCGCGATCGTGCTCGCTCGTTTCGTACCCATCGTGCGCACCCTGGCCCCGATCACCGCAGGCGCGGCGAAGATGAAGTACACGGTCTTCACGCTCTACAACGTCATCGGTGCGGTGCTCTGGGGCGTCGGCCTGACGCTGCTCGGCTACGGGCTCGGGCAGTTCGCGATCATCCAGAAGCTCCTGGAACCGATCTTCATCCTCATCGCGGTCGCGTCGATCAGCCCGATGATCTGGGAGTGGTACAAGCGCCGCAGATCCTCCAAAGCGGCCGACCCGGTTGCCGAGTCGTAG
- the fbaA gene encoding class II fructose-bisphosphate aldolase, producing the protein MPIATPEVYAEMLGRAKEHSFAFPAINCVGSESINAAIKGFADAGSDGIIQFSTGGAEFGSGLGVKDMVTGAVALAEFAHVVAAKYPITVALHTDHCPKDKLDGLVRPLLAISAERVGKGQNPLFQSHMWDGSAVPIDENLSIAQELLKQAAAAKIILEIEIGVVGGEEDGVEAEINEKLYTSPEDFEKTIEALGAGEQGKYLLAATFGNVHGVYKPGNVVLKPEVLAEGQRVASAKLGLPEGSKPFDFVFHGGSGSLKSDIEDSLKYGVVKMNVDTDTQYAFTRPLAAHMFTNYDGVLKIDGEVGNKKVYDPRSYLKKAEASMAERVVEACNDLHSAGRSVSAG; encoded by the coding sequence ATGCCCATCGCCACGCCCGAGGTCTACGCCGAGATGCTGGGCCGCGCCAAGGAGCACTCGTTCGCGTTCCCGGCAATCAACTGCGTGGGTTCGGAGAGCATCAACGCGGCGATCAAGGGCTTCGCCGACGCCGGCAGTGACGGCATCATCCAATTCTCTACCGGCGGAGCTGAATTCGGGTCCGGGCTCGGTGTCAAGGACATGGTCACCGGCGCGGTGGCCCTCGCTGAGTTCGCCCACGTCGTCGCCGCCAAGTACCCGATCACGGTCGCGTTGCACACCGACCACTGCCCCAAGGACAAGCTCGACGGCCTGGTTCGTCCGCTGCTCGCGATCTCCGCAGAACGCGTCGGCAAGGGGCAGAACCCGTTGTTCCAGTCGCACATGTGGGACGGCTCGGCGGTCCCGATCGACGAGAACCTGTCGATCGCGCAGGAACTGCTCAAGCAGGCCGCCGCCGCCAAGATCATCCTTGAGATCGAGATCGGTGTGGTGGGCGGTGAAGAGGACGGCGTCGAGGCCGAGATCAACGAGAAGCTGTACACCTCGCCGGAGGACTTCGAGAAGACCATCGAGGCGCTCGGCGCCGGTGAACAGGGCAAGTACCTGCTGGCCGCGACATTCGGCAACGTGCACGGCGTCTACAAGCCGGGCAACGTGGTGCTCAAGCCCGAGGTACTGGCCGAGGGCCAGCGGGTGGCCTCGGCCAAGCTCGGTCTGCCCGAGGGGTCCAAGCCGTTCGACTTCGTCTTCCACGGCGGCTCGGGTTCGCTGAAGTCCGATATCGAGGATTCACTGAAGTACGGCGTGGTCAAGATGAACGTCGACACCGACACCCAGTACGCCTTCACCCGCCCGCTGGCCGCGCACATGTTCACCAACTACGACGGGGTGCTCAAGATCGACGGTGAGGTGGGCAATAAAAAGGTCTACGACCCGCGCAGCTACCTCAAGAAGGCCGAGGCTTCGATGGCCGAGCGCGTCGTCGAAGCATGCAACGACCTGCACAGCGCCGGCCGGTCCGTGTCAGCCGGCTAG
- a CDS encoding cation diffusion facilitator family transporter: MGAGHDHSHGGDARVSRMLIAAGILTVFFAIELTTALMINSIALLADAGHMLTDLVAMFMGLTAVLLARHGPASAARTYGWHRAEVFTAVANAVLLLGVAAFILYEAIDRLGNAPEIPGVPMIVVAVAGLVANLAVVLLLRSQSQESLAVKGAYMEVVADTVGSVGVLIAGIVNVTTHWPYADVVVAVFVAIWVLPRAIGLARAALRILSESSPAHIDVDELRAALAAVDGVTEVHDLHVWTLVPGKDMVTAHLTSTGDSDRVLDDARAVLSARGLEHATVQVEPPGCADDCPGQTDW; the protein is encoded by the coding sequence ATGGGAGCCGGACACGACCACAGCCACGGCGGTGACGCGCGGGTGAGCCGGATGCTGATCGCCGCGGGCATCCTGACCGTGTTCTTCGCCATCGAGCTGACCACCGCATTGATGATCAATTCGATCGCGCTGCTGGCCGACGCCGGACACATGCTGACCGACCTGGTCGCCATGTTCATGGGGCTGACCGCCGTGCTGCTGGCCCGCCACGGACCGGCTTCGGCGGCCCGCACCTACGGCTGGCACCGGGCCGAGGTGTTCACCGCCGTCGCCAACGCCGTGCTGCTGCTCGGTGTCGCGGCGTTCATTCTCTACGAGGCGATCGACCGGCTGGGCAACGCACCCGAGATCCCCGGCGTCCCGATGATCGTGGTGGCCGTCGCCGGCCTGGTCGCCAACCTGGCCGTCGTGCTGCTACTGCGCTCCCAATCCCAGGAGAGCCTGGCGGTCAAGGGCGCCTACATGGAGGTGGTGGCCGACACCGTCGGCAGCGTCGGCGTGCTCATCGCCGGCATCGTGAACGTGACGACGCACTGGCCGTACGCCGACGTGGTGGTCGCGGTGTTCGTCGCGATCTGGGTGCTGCCCAGGGCGATCGGGCTGGCCCGGGCCGCGCTGCGCATCCTGTCCGAATCGTCGCCCGCCCACATCGACGTCGACGAGCTGCGGGCAGCGCTGGCCGCCGTCGACGGCGTCACCGAGGTGCACGATCTGCACGTGTGGACCTTGGTGCCGGGCAAGGACATGGTGACCGCACACCTGACCAGCACCGGAGATTCCGATCGTGTGCTCGACGACGCCAGGGCGGTGCTGTCCGCCCGCGGGCTGGAGCACGCGACGGTGCAGGTCGAGCCACCCGGATGCGCCGACGACTGCCCCGGCCAGACCGACTGGTGA
- a CDS encoding site-2 protease family protein: MSVRPLRQSVRPSPVFLVIVAITVAGGVLAWLAAETVRPLAYVGVFIFVIAGWVVSLCLHEFGHAYTAWRYGDHDVAIRGYLTLNPLKYTSPLLSLALPLVFIALGGIGLPGGAVYVRTFFMTPRQRTLVSLAGPAANLLLALVLLVATRMFYDPAHGVFWSAVAFLGFLQITALLLNLLPIPGLDGYGALEPHLSPETQRAVAPAKQFGFLFLLVLLLAPAMNRWFFSVVFWFFDLSGVPGGLAAIGSQLTRFWSAWI; the protein is encoded by the coding sequence GTGAGCGTTCGACCGCTGCGCCAGTCGGTGCGGCCCAGCCCCGTCTTCTTGGTGATCGTCGCGATCACGGTTGCCGGCGGGGTGCTGGCCTGGCTGGCCGCCGAAACCGTGCGGCCGCTGGCCTACGTCGGGGTGTTCATCTTCGTCATCGCCGGCTGGGTGGTGTCGCTGTGCCTGCACGAATTCGGCCACGCGTACACGGCCTGGCGCTACGGCGACCATGACGTCGCGATCCGCGGCTACCTCACCCTCAACCCGCTGAAGTACACCAGCCCGCTGCTGTCGCTGGCTCTTCCGCTGGTGTTCATCGCGCTCGGCGGCATCGGGCTGCCGGGCGGCGCGGTCTACGTCCGCACCTTCTTCATGACGCCACGGCAGCGCACCCTGGTCAGCTTGGCCGGGCCGGCAGCCAATCTGCTGCTGGCGCTCGTGCTGCTGGTCGCCACCCGGATGTTCTACGACCCGGCCCACGGCGTGTTCTGGTCAGCGGTGGCGTTCCTGGGCTTCCTGCAGATCACTGCCTTGCTGCTGAACCTGCTGCCGATTCCGGGCCTGGACGGCTACGGCGCGCTGGAGCCGCATCTGAGCCCTGAAACGCAACGCGCGGTGGCCCCGGCCAAGCAGTTCGGGTTCTTGTTCCTGCTGGTTCTACTGCTCGCGCCGGCCATGAACCGATGGTTCTTTTCGGTGGTGTTCTGGTTCTTCGACCTCTCCGGAGTGCCCGGCGGTCTGGCAGCGATCGGGTCTCAGCTGACCCGGTTCTGGTCTGCCTGGATCTGA
- a CDS encoding DUF3151 domain-containing protein yields the protein MTSFGDLLGPEPVLLPGDIEAEAELLAGEKAAIVAAAHPTASVAWATLAEEALADDKAITAYAYARTGYHRGLDQLRRNGWKGFGPVPYRHEPNRGFLRCVAALARAADAIGETDEFARCLDLLDDCDPAARVELGLA from the coding sequence ATGACATCGTTTGGTGACCTTCTGGGCCCCGAGCCCGTGCTGCTGCCTGGGGATATCGAGGCCGAAGCGGAACTGCTGGCCGGGGAGAAGGCGGCCATCGTCGCCGCGGCGCACCCTACCGCGTCGGTGGCGTGGGCGACCCTGGCCGAGGAAGCGCTGGCCGATGACAAGGCGATCACCGCCTACGCCTACGCCAGGACGGGCTACCACCGTGGGCTGGACCAGTTGCGCCGCAACGGCTGGAAGGGTTTCGGTCCCGTCCCGTATCGCCACGAGCCGAACCGCGGCTTCCTGCGCTGTGTCGCGGCGCTGGCCCGGGCCGCCGACGCCATCGGGGAGACCGACGAGTTCGCCCGCTGCCTGGACCTGCTCGACGACTGCGATCCGGCGGCGCGCGTCGAACTCGGTCTGGCCTAA
- a CDS encoding FUSC family protein, protein MNAPPRWPIGLRAAISTAIPVTAGWAAGVMGSGLIATLGAFTSRFGGDRPYANRGIELATVAMSLAAAVALGGWSAQVPWFGVLMVSLVAVAAVWLCNALAVGPPGAYIFVVACAAGIGASAAHLTPWTLGLLVLAGGAVAWLVQMAGALVHFRKPERAAVAAAAEAVADYIEAANSPRERAARHRAAAALHRSWSVLVNYQPLQASPSSVLHRLRAANHSVHVLFTTAVTAAAQGAAAAPETAALARRLGTLQSPPEDVATRDADRIPLGSPPVLTVLRRAISPGSPVRHIMQRVAVGALLSGAAAMALGVDHAYWAMAAAVLVLHQGTDRSRTLRRGGERLLGTWVGLALAALILSLHPHDLWLVLLLALLNFVIEVLVVRNYALATVFITTAALTISSGTHTVDVAHLLLARGIDTLIGCAIGVAVYLVAVRWQESTRLTDAIARTLDAAAQVLPYVAAGDTVGLAARAARRDLQIATIALMESDEAARAGSVRQREAAEQLLPAVTATEQLAYRTIAACWTIEHRADGVEFGRLLFGGRSAQQHVEALGALATAVRTGAAAPERGDPLPFLADEVTELRQSLAQDR, encoded by the coding sequence TTGAACGCCCCGCCGCGCTGGCCCATCGGCCTGCGCGCGGCGATCAGCACCGCCATTCCCGTCACCGCAGGATGGGCCGCCGGGGTCATGGGCTCCGGACTGATCGCCACCCTCGGCGCGTTCACGTCCCGATTCGGCGGCGACCGGCCCTACGCCAACCGCGGTATCGAGCTTGCGACTGTCGCGATGTCTTTGGCAGCGGCCGTCGCCCTGGGCGGGTGGTCGGCCCAGGTGCCGTGGTTCGGGGTGCTGATGGTGTCACTGGTCGCCGTCGCCGCGGTGTGGCTGTGCAACGCACTGGCCGTCGGACCACCCGGGGCGTACATCTTCGTCGTTGCCTGCGCCGCCGGAATCGGTGCCTCCGCAGCCCATTTGACACCCTGGACGCTGGGGTTGCTGGTGCTCGCCGGGGGCGCGGTGGCATGGCTGGTTCAGATGGCCGGGGCGCTCGTCCATTTTCGCAAGCCCGAGCGTGCCGCGGTCGCGGCCGCCGCCGAGGCCGTCGCCGACTACATCGAGGCCGCGAACTCGCCGCGGGAACGCGCCGCCCGCCACCGCGCGGCCGCCGCGCTGCACCGCTCGTGGAGCGTGCTGGTGAATTACCAACCGCTGCAAGCCAGCCCGAGTAGCGTCCTGCACCGGCTGCGCGCCGCCAACCACTCGGTGCATGTGTTGTTCACGACCGCGGTGACCGCCGCCGCGCAGGGCGCCGCCGCAGCTCCCGAGACCGCCGCACTGGCCCGCCGACTCGGCACGCTGCAGTCGCCGCCAGAGGACGTCGCCACCCGCGACGCCGACCGGATACCGCTGGGCAGTCCGCCCGTGCTCACCGTGCTGCGCCGCGCGATCAGCCCGGGGTCGCCGGTCCGCCACATCATGCAGCGCGTCGCGGTCGGCGCCCTGCTGTCCGGTGCCGCGGCGATGGCCCTCGGCGTCGATCACGCGTACTGGGCGATGGCCGCCGCGGTGCTGGTGCTGCATCAGGGCACCGATCGCAGCCGCACGCTGCGCCGCGGCGGCGAGCGGCTGCTGGGCACCTGGGTGGGCCTCGCGCTGGCCGCGTTGATCCTGTCGCTACACCCGCACGACCTGTGGCTGGTGCTGCTGCTGGCACTGCTGAACTTCGTCATCGAGGTTCTGGTGGTCCGGAACTACGCGCTCGCAACGGTTTTCATCACCACTGCGGCGCTGACCATCTCGTCGGGCACGCATACGGTCGACGTCGCGCACCTTCTGCTGGCGCGCGGCATCGACACGCTGATCGGATGCGCGATCGGGGTGGCCGTCTACCTGGTGGCTGTCCGCTGGCAGGAGTCGACCCGCTTGACCGACGCGATAGCGCGCACCCTGGACGCGGCCGCGCAAGTGCTCCCCTACGTAGCAGCCGGTGACACCGTCGGGCTGGCGGCACGCGCGGCCCGACGGGATCTGCAGATCGCCACGATCGCGCTGATGGAATCCGACGAGGCCGCGAGGGCGGGGTCGGTACGGCAGCGGGAAGCTGCCGAGCAGTTGTTGCCTGCGGTGACCGCGACCGAGCAGCTGGCCTACCGCACGATCGCGGCCTGCTGGACCATCGAGCACCGCGCTGACGGCGTCGAGTTCGGCCGCTTGCTGTTCGGCGGCCGATCAGCACAGCAGCACGTCGAGGCGCTTGGTGCGCTCGCAACCGCGGTGCGCACCGGTGCTGCAGCGCCCGAGCGCGGCGATCCCCTGCCGTTCCTGGCCGACGAGGTCACCGAACTGCGTCAGTCGCTGGCCCAGGACCGTTAG
- a CDS encoding DUF4878 domain-containing protein, with product MSNPSGPDHDEVTGPVAPAGDEQAPQETDPATEVFRATEPPAERRFTAPGFDAGSTQIIHREPDPETEIFSTPTEVFPASGPPRTGPQAIPPRPPATRRRSWAFVLAVIAVIAALAAIAVLVTVLLTRNDSAKASQENMVRATIQNFDTAVQNGDLAALRGITCGQTRDSYVKYDDAAWSDTHARVAAARQYPVVASIDEIVVNGDHAEANVTSFMAFDPSTRSTRSFDLQFRDNQWKICQAS from the coding sequence ATGTCGAACCCATCCGGGCCCGACCACGACGAGGTCACCGGACCCGTCGCGCCCGCCGGCGACGAGCAGGCTCCTCAGGAGACCGACCCGGCCACCGAGGTGTTCAGGGCCACCGAGCCGCCGGCCGAACGTCGTTTCACCGCACCAGGATTCGATGCGGGGTCGACGCAGATCATCCATCGCGAGCCCGATCCGGAAACCGAGATCTTCTCCACGCCGACCGAAGTCTTCCCGGCGTCGGGGCCGCCCCGGACGGGCCCGCAGGCCATCCCGCCGCGCCCGCCGGCGACCCGCAGGCGCAGCTGGGCTTTCGTGCTCGCGGTGATCGCGGTGATCGCCGCGCTGGCCGCGATCGCGGTGCTCGTCACCGTCCTGCTCACCCGCAACGACTCGGCAAAGGCGTCGCAGGAGAACATGGTCCGCGCGACCATCCAGAACTTCGACACCGCCGTGCAGAACGGCGACCTGGCCGCCCTGCGCGGTATCACCTGCGGCCAGACCAGGGACAGCTACGTCAAGTACGACGACGCAGCCTGGTCGGACACCCACGCGCGGGTGGCCGCGGCCCGGCAGTACCCGGTGGTGGCCAGCATCGACGAGATCGTCGTCAACGGCGACCACGCCGAGGCCAACGTCACGTCGTTCATGGCGTTCGACCCGTCGACGCGATCGACCCGCAGTTTCGACCTGCAGTTCCGCGACAACCAGTGGAAGATCTGCCAGGCGTCCTGA